A region from the Panicum hallii strain FIL2 chromosome 1, PHallii_v3.1, whole genome shotgun sequence genome encodes:
- the LOC112879883 gene encoding UDP-glycosyltransferase 85A1-like — protein MARPHVVVVPYPGSGNINPALQLAKLLHRHGVYVTFVNTEHNHRRVQATEGAGAVRGREGFRFEAIPDGLSEADRGKQDYLRGLAVSTSTRCAAPLRDLIARLNATPGVPPVSCVLPTMLMSFALGVARELGIPTMVFWTGSAAALMTHMRLQELEERGYLPLKDESYLTNGYLEKTVIDWIPGMPPICLGDFSSFLRTTDPNDFGLRFNESEANKCTTAGALILNTFDGLEADVLAALRAEYPRMYTVGPLGSLLRQNLDSAAADSTGLSLWKQDAGCLAWLEAQEQRSVVYVNFGSHTVLTPEQLAEFAWGLSACGHLILWCVRDNLVRGGGPAVLPPDFTAAAAGRCHVTAWCPQEQVLRHPAVGCFLTHSGWNSTCESLSAGVPMVCWPGFSDQYTNCKYACEVWGVGVRLDEEVRREQVAAHVREAMGSEVMRRAAAKRKEEAETATSPGGSSSENLLSMVRELSSGNNEEVKK, from the exons ATGGCGAGGCCGCACGTCGTGGTTGTGCCGTACCCGGGCTCCGGCAACATCAACCCGGCGCTGCAGCTCGCCAAGCTGCTGCACCGCCACGGCGTCTACGTCACCTTCGTCAACACCGAGCACAACCACCGCCGCGTGCAGGCCACCGAGGGCGCCGGCGCCGTGCGGGGCCGCGAGGGGTTCCGCTTCGAGGCCATTCCGGACGGGCTCTCCGAGGCCGACCGCGGCAAGCAGGACTACCTCCGCGGCCTGGCCGTGTCCACGAGCACGCGCTGCGCGGCGCCGCTCCGGGACCTCATCGCGCGGCTCAACGCCACGCCCGGCGTGCCGCCGGTCAGTTGCGTGCTGCCCACGATGCTGATGAGCTTCGCGCTGGGCGTGGCGCGGGAGCTCGGCATCCCGACCATGGTGTTCTGGACCGGCAGCGCCGCAGCGCTCATGACGCACATGAGGCTCCAGGAGCTCGAGGAACGAGGATACCTGCCACTCAAGG ATGAGAGCTACTTGACGAACGGCTACCTCGAGAAGACGGTCATCGACTGGATCCCCGGCATGCCACCGATCTGCCTCGGCgacttctccagcttcctccgCACCACCGACCCGAACGACTTCGGCCTCCGCTTCAACGAGTCAGAGGCCAACAAGTGCACCACGGCCGGCGCCCTCATTCTCAACACCTTCGACGGCCTCGAGGCCGACGTCCTCGCCGCTCTCCGGGCCGAGTACCCGCGCATGTACACCGTCGGCCCTCTGGGCTCCCTCCTCCGCCAGAACCtcgacagcgccgccgccgactcGACCGGCCTAAGCCTCTGGAAGCAGGACGCCGGGTGCCTGGCGTGGCTGGAAGCGCAGGAGCAGCGCTCCGTCGTGTACGTCAACTTCGGCAGCCACACGGTGCTGACGCCGGAGCAGCTGGCCGAGTTCGCGTGGGGCCTCTCGGCGTGCGGCCACCTGATCCTATGGTGCGTCAGGGACAACCtcgtccgcggcggcggcccggccgTGCTGCCGCCGGACTtcacggctgcggcggcggggaggtgccACGTGACCGCGTGGTGCCCGCAGGAGCAGGTGCTGCGGCACCCGGCCGTGGGCTGCTTCCTGACGCACAGCGGGTGGAACTCGACGTGCGAGAGCCTGTCCGCCGGCGTGCCAATGGTGTGCTGGCCGGGGTTCTCGGACCAGTACACCAACTGCAAGTACGCCTGCGAGGTGTGGGGCGTCGGCGTCCGGCTGGACGAGGAGGTCAGGAGGGAGCAGGTCGCCGCGCACGTCAGGGAGGCCATGGGGAGCGAGGTGATgaggagggcggcggccaaGAGGAAGGAGGAGGCGGAGACGGCCACCAGCCCCGGCGGCTCTTCGTCTGAGAACCTGCTGAGCATGGTGAGAGAACTCAGCAGCGGCAACAATGAAGAGGTGAAGAAGTAA